A single genomic interval of Candidatus Thermodiscus eudorianus harbors:
- a CDS encoding 50S ribosomal protein L40e produces the protein MPITDPELVAIVEKRILNKMVCRKCGALNPPGATKCRRCKSKNLRPKKKK, from the coding sequence ATGCCGATAACCGATCCGGAGCTGGTAGCGATAGTGGAGAAGCGAATACTCAACAAAATGGTCTGCAGGAAATGCGGGGCGCTAAACCCGCCTGGAGCGACGAAGTGCAGACGCTGCAAGAGTAAGAACTTGAGGCCGAAGAAAAAGAAGTAG
- a CDS encoding glycosyltransferase family 2 protein: MNKPRVSVIIPTYNEADNIELLLDRLTSVLRAEGFEDYEIIAVDDNSSDGTCDIVRRKSREDPRIKCILRVNEKGLSSAVVEGFKNASGEILVVMDADLQHPPETVPRLVEAVMRGADVAVASRYGRGGGVAGWSRLRLLMSRIATIGVKILVREAKRTTDPLSGFFAVRRDALRLGDLKPKGFKILLEILARHPCLKVVDVPYVFQRRHGGESKLGFFVVTDFISQSWEISPMPKFLIVGASGILVNLAVMWVILALTGHVDIASIGGIEASIISNFVLHELITFRHYFRRDCRGRGMVKRLILYHRASLASVVTTYLVMRLLVTLLNANPLLGQFLGILLGFAVNYMLSVETVWECGIHGGCKRNVQ; the protein is encoded by the coding sequence TTGAACAAGCCCAGGGTCTCCGTAATAATACCAACTTACAACGAGGCCGACAACATCGAATTACTACTCGACCGTCTCACCAGCGTCCTCCGGGCCGAGGGCTTCGAGGACTACGAGATAATAGCCGTCGACGACAATTCCTCAGACGGCACGTGCGACATAGTTAGGAGGAAGTCTAGGGAAGACCCTAGGATAAAATGCATACTTAGAGTCAACGAGAAGGGGCTCTCCTCCGCCGTTGTCGAAGGCTTCAAGAACGCCAGTGGAGAGATCCTAGTAGTGATGGACGCCGATTTACAGCACCCCCCCGAGACCGTGCCGAGGCTTGTGGAAGCCGTTATGAGGGGAGCAGATGTAGCAGTGGCCTCAAGATATGGTAGGGGAGGCGGCGTGGCCGGCTGGAGCAGGCTGCGCCTCCTCATGAGCAGGATCGCGACTATCGGCGTGAAGATTCTCGTCCGAGAGGCTAAGAGGACCACGGACCCCCTCTCGGGCTTCTTCGCGGTTAGGAGAGACGCTCTGCGGCTAGGAGACTTGAAGCCTAAGGGGTTTAAGATCCTCCTGGAGATACTGGCTAGGCATCCGTGCTTGAAGGTCGTCGATGTACCCTACGTGTTTCAGAGGAGGCATGGCGGCGAGAGCAAGCTTGGCTTCTTTGTAGTCACCGATTTTATATCGCAGTCCTGGGAGATCTCTCCCATGCCCAAGTTCCTCATAGTAGGAGCCAGCGGCATCCTCGTTAACCTAGCTGTTATGTGGGTCATACTCGCCCTCACGGGCCATGTGGATATTGCTAGTATAGGGGGGATCGAGGCTAGCATTATATCCAACTTCGTGCTCCACGAGCTGATCACATTCCGGCACTATTTCCGGAGGGATTGCCGGGGCAGAGGCATGGTTAAGAGGTTAATCCTCTATCATAGAGCCTCGCTGGCCTCTGTAGTGACTACGTATCTTGTGATGAGGCTACTCGTCACCCTCTTAAACGCCAACCCGCTACTGGGACAGTTTCTAGGTATACTTCTGGGGTTCGCCGTAAACTATATGCTCTCCGTCGAGACCGTATGGGAGTGTGGTATACATGGAGGATGTAAAAGAAATGTACAATGA
- the fen gene encoding flap endonuclease-1 yields MGVNLKDLIPQEARQEIDLRGLKGKVVALDAYNALYQFLAAIRQPDGTPLMDRKGRVTSHLSGLFYRTINLAEAGIKPVYVFDGKPPELKKAEVEKRFARKAEAEKKYIEARRAGMVEEARKYAMQAARLTRDMVEDAKKLLTAMGIPWVQAPEEGEAQAAYMASRGDAWGAGSQDYDSLLFGAPRLVRNLTITGRRKLPGKDVYVVVKPEVIDLGVLLDKLGITREQLILIGIILGTDYNPGGVPGMGPKTALQYVRTYKSVDKALEAIQARLPGYDVKRIYEYFLNPTVTSEYKIEFREPDKDSIYRILVMEHDFNPERVEKAYERLRKAYRENLRTRHVGLDAWFG; encoded by the coding sequence ATGGGCGTAAACCTGAAAGACCTTATACCCCAGGAGGCGCGCCAGGAGATAGACCTACGGGGTCTAAAGGGCAAGGTAGTGGCTCTAGACGCATACAACGCCCTCTACCAGTTCCTAGCCGCTATAAGGCAGCCCGACGGGACCCCGCTTATGGATAGAAAGGGCAGAGTTACAAGCCACCTCTCAGGCCTCTTCTACAGGACTATCAACCTAGCCGAGGCCGGCATCAAGCCCGTGTACGTTTTCGACGGGAAACCACCTGAGCTGAAGAAAGCAGAGGTAGAGAAAAGGTTCGCTAGGAAGGCGGAAGCCGAGAAAAAGTACATAGAGGCCAGGAGGGCTGGCATGGTGGAGGAAGCCAGGAAGTACGCTATGCAAGCGGCAAGGCTGACCCGGGATATGGTGGAGGATGCGAAGAAGCTCCTAACCGCGATGGGGATACCCTGGGTACAGGCGCCGGAGGAAGGCGAAGCACAAGCCGCATACATGGCTTCCAGGGGCGATGCCTGGGGAGCTGGTAGCCAGGACTATGATTCGCTCCTCTTCGGAGCGCCCAGGCTGGTTAGGAACCTTACAATTACCGGGAGGAGGAAGCTACCGGGTAAGGACGTGTACGTGGTTGTCAAGCCCGAGGTTATAGACCTCGGCGTGCTCCTCGATAAACTAGGGATAACTAGGGAGCAGCTCATACTCATAGGGATAATCCTAGGCACCGACTATAATCCCGGTGGAGTGCCTGGGATGGGGCCCAAGACGGCGCTACAATACGTTAGAACATACAAGAGCGTGGATAAGGCCTTGGAGGCTATACAGGCTAGGCTACCGGGTTACGACGTAAAGAGGATATACGAGTACTTCCTGAACCCGACCGTGACAAGCGAGTATAAGATAGAGTTCAGGGAGCCCGACAAGGACTCGATATACAGGATTCTAGTCATGGAGCACGACTTCAACCCGGAGAGGGTTGAGAAAGCCTATGAAAGGCTTAGGAAAGCGTACAGAGAGAACCTGAGGACGCGGCACGTGGGCCTCGACGCCTGGTTCGGCTAG
- a CDS encoding uracil-DNA glycosylase — MEDVKEMYNELVKRISECTKCPLHTTRRNPVPGEGPLEAEVMLIGEAPGRKEDELGRPFVGMAGKLLDELLNEVGMPRRSVYITNVIKCRPPGNRDPRPEEIRACLPYLIRQIQLIKPRIIVALGRISAKTLHDLARLQWKGISKEHGRVKDAVIAGVKVKILATYHPAAALYNPRLRDYIREDLRKASLLREAGEPGRSRRTLEDFF; from the coding sequence ATGGAGGATGTAAAAGAAATGTACAATGAACTCGTGAAAAGAATAAGCGAGTGCACAAAATGCCCGCTACACACCACAAGGAGAAACCCCGTGCCAGGCGAGGGACCCCTAGAAGCCGAGGTCATGCTCATAGGGGAGGCGCCGGGGAGAAAGGAGGACGAGCTGGGCCGCCCCTTCGTGGGCATGGCGGGTAAGCTGCTAGACGAGCTTCTCAACGAGGTTGGAATGCCTAGGAGGTCCGTGTACATAACCAACGTCATAAAATGCCGTCCACCTGGCAACAGGGACCCCAGGCCCGAGGAAATCCGGGCATGCCTGCCATACTTGATTAGGCAAATACAGTTAATCAAGCCAAGGATAATAGTCGCACTGGGTAGGATCTCGGCTAAAACCCTCCACGATCTGGCCCGCCTGCAATGGAAGGGTATATCCAAGGAACACGGGAGAGTCAAGGACGCGGTTATAGCCGGGGTTAAAGTGAAGATCCTGGCAACCTATCATCCCGCCGCTGCACTCTATAATCCGAGGCTCAGGGATTATATCAGGGAGGATCTAAGGAAAGCATCCCTGCTCCGAGAAGCCGGCGAGCCTGGTCGTTCTAGGCGGACGCTCGAAGACTTCTTCTAG
- a CDS encoding DUF5622 domain-containing protein — translation MGGKHGKYVYVKRSDGWFVKVRVFKNRAEDDPERYLVVGPKVRDAPFTYAVVEEEELPEEVRERLYGV, via the coding sequence ATGGGCGGAAAGCACGGCAAGTACGTCTACGTGAAGAGAAGCGATGGGTGGTTTGTCAAGGTTAGGGTTTTCAAGAATAGGGCAGAGGACGACCCAGAGAGGTACCTCGTAGTGGGGCCTAAGGTGCGCGATGCCCCCTTCACCTATGCGGTGGTAGAAGAGGAGGAACTACCAGAGGAGGTTAGGGAGAGGCTGTACGGGGTATAA